In Vespula pensylvanica isolate Volc-1 chromosome 2, ASM1446617v1, whole genome shotgun sequence, the genomic window ACCGTTTCCGGGAATTCGAAGTGAAATTCATTGCTACGGGATTGCTCGGCGTACTCCGTCAGTCTCCCTTTGTTCCTAATTGCGCTCGTGGGATTGGTTCGATGACTAGCGGCGGTAGAGCCAAAATAATAGGTACCCGTAGCCGCGAGGGTCGAGGCGAGGCgtggaaaagggaaagaatcCTTCggcgagaaggagaaggaagagcgCGCGCTCGAGCGCGAGAAGTTTGAAAGAGGAAAGGCAGCGCAGGTATGCGCCTATGGCGTGTACCGAGTGGAGAGCCAGTCGCACGTTGCCGAGCAGAGCCGAACGTTGCCGAGTATCGCTTGAGGATAGTCGAGAAGTGCCGACGTCGCACGAGAGTTTGTTGTGAATCCGATGCTCGACCGTCGCGACAGTCCGATTCGACTCGTCGTCGCGGTATCGTCGAGTCTCTTCTCTCGACGCGGTTCTCGCTCTACTTTTTCCTCCGTTTATCATTGTTATGACTTACAATCGTGATCTCGCAGCAACGAAATCGCGTCGATCGAAGAATCAGCGTGAAGCGTCGACGATCACGCGTAACGAAGTTAAATAAGTTTTCGCGAGGCGCGATGCGCGCCAAATTCGAACGCAAGACGAATCGAAATCGTGTCACGTTCGACGACTCCTTCGCGCGAGATCAAGCTATTCGAGAAGAATCCCGTGAgacgataaaagaatattttcgatcgtagAGAAGAGAATGATACATCTTTGGAGAACGATCTCGTTACTATCGGCGGTGATTGGCCTCGCGAGAGCATGGGGCATTAATCACGCGGGTCAAACGGGCACGAATACGAAATGCGAGAGACTCAGCGTTTCGTTTTGCCATGGGCTGCGTTACAATCTCACTGCCATGCCGAATTTTATGGGCCACGAGGATCAGTTGCAAGCGGAACGCGGAGTGAGTTTGCTACTTCTCTTTACTTTAGACTTCCGTATCCTAATCTTACGTTTCGTTCGGTTCTTAGCAGGTATATCTATCAACGATCGATCGCGTCGAGATCTTTTTCCGTCGTTGGTTGAGAGTATCGTTGAAAGAAACGATTGGCTTTAAAGGCTgctattttatcgtttcttccttGTTTCACTTGCTCGAGGATTCGAGCGAATTACCAACGTCTCTTTCTACGTTTacgaacgatttcgaaaaaTGTTCACATCGGTGCGATGTCGCAATCGGTCGGATTAACGAATCCATGGAACGaaggcggcggcggcggcggcggcacgGCATTGCGCGCGAGATAGCACGTTGAAGCCTCGGAGGAAAGCCATATACGCGTGTCTACGACGCAGGTGGCTTTTATAGTCCTGTCGATAAGATCAAAGGGAGCCGCAGCCTTTACTCCGTCGCGTCTTTGCGTCTCTGTAAATCATTTTCACGATAAGGCGGCCTCGCGATAAACGCTGTTACAGCGGCTATTCATGGACATCGTTTTGCGCCCGGCTCCAttcccattttctctcttcgtcgagATAGAATATCGAATTCCATGCATTCGTCGACCTTTCCTCCGATATTTAAACCGGTAATACGTACCCTAATTAAATCTTACGATTAGAGAAACATGATCGCGAGATTCGACCGGCAttgtccattttttttttttttttttttttttagataaaatcgTTCGACGATCTCGTAAATCGAGGAAAAGGAGCGAGGGAATCGTAGTCGCGACTTATCTaattatattcgaagaaattgCCTCGTTGACTCGCAGAATCGTACGCAAGGTCAGAGTAAAGTCGTTCGGACGGCAGTGTAACTAGCTTTGATCTTTCTCGGCTGGATCCTCGTCCGTCCGCGGCTCGTATAACCACTCGGCGGAACCGACTTTTCTAGGAAATATCCCGTTGAAAAGTAAACGCTCCTCTCGTCTGCTCCACCCTCGACTACTTCGAAATCTCGTCCTAGTCGGATTACCCTTTGAATTTCTCccaaattatttctctctctctctctctctctctccctctttcgttttctccttATTTCGTCACgccgacgaagagaaagaaaaaagagaaggagagaagtgCAGcgatataaaagtttattcGCGTTCGCGTATCTCGCGAGCTCGATGTCAGACATGAAAAGCGCATTAAGACGATCGGATATCGTCGAGGATAGGGGTCTTTTGATGATCGCCGATCGAGATAGCTCGTCGGCAGACCCACATGGTTTCTAACCTCAAAACCTCTCCTCGATACCGTGCaagtaattaatttgaaagtCGGCTTAATTAGTCGGCTCCATGGTTCTCTCTTTTAGCCGactatgaaataatatctttaaatcGCTAAAGAAATggacttccttttttttttatctattctctCTTCCACCGGCGTTGCGAGCAATGAACTTTCTTGAAaaaatccttttttccttataaatggtatctgtctgtctgctgGACGATCGTCGATCGCAAACGTAATTGGCAAAGCTTTCAAGAGCGTTCCTCGCTCGAGTATTCGTTGTCCATTTCTTCTTGCACaatggaattaaaaaattgcacAAATGAAAGGTTAATGAACGCGTCGAGAGCAGTCTcgaggacgaacgaacgaacgaagggaaGGAGGAGCGAGCGAACGATCACAGAAGCGTGGATGAGACGCGACGGGACGCATCGTGGATAAATTAAAGTCGATCTTTTTAGTGTGGCTTGCGAAGGACGGCGACAAAGGCGCGCATCGCCGTCGCAAATTATCCGGTAACATACATCGTTGAGCACCGCTCGCATCTTATAACGtacgaacgaaggaagaaagggatagaacgttgagaaaaagatttctttttttaatcgtacttTCGTTTCCAAACATTTCGACGATGTACATCGTATTTTCGTACTCGATGAAAACAATGTAGGTGGTATGTATGCTTGtgcgtgtatgcgtatgtTATGATATTTGTATGTAGCTCTGTgttttgtgtgtgtgcgtgtgtgtgcgcaGGAACGATTGGTCTCTCTTGTCGCTGCGTTAAAATCTCCAGCTGTGCGAATCGGCTTGCACGCTgtgagaaattatataaaggaCGTGCGTGGAAGGCGAGTCGTCGACATTAAAGGATCAAAGGGACGGTTCTATCTATCCTATCAAATCCTTTTGCTGATCCTTCGACGGAAAAggggaggaaggaaagaagaaagaaagaaagaaagaaaggaggtcACCGCAAGAAGCTTTTTCGTCTACGTATTCGTACATACGGGCACACGCAATATGCGAGTACATATCCTGCGTACTCGCGGGAATATCGAAGGCAAGGCACGCGGCTATAAAAGCTGAACCGATCCGAGCGAGAGGAACGACCGAGGCTGTTGAAGGAGTTCTGGCGAGGGGAACGAAAGGGTGAAatgaggagagggagagagaaaagaggaagccGCTCGAATCGTGCGAGTAcgaagcaagaagaagaaaatgagagagaaggagagagagagagagagaaggaggagagagaaagaagatgaaaaggagaagaagcgGACTACATCTTACCACTACTAATACACTACTACGCAACGCAAAGTCCTTCGTTGTCTCCGAGAGAGCTAAGGAGAGaaggtctttctctctctttttcgcgaGCCATCTCGGTTGTCTGTCAAGACACTTTTAAAATGCTATCCTCCGGCAGAAGCATCGACGTGGAgccaccctttctctcccttcaaGGTAGAttcccttctttcttattccctATGGTGCTCTCGGCGGGCCATTCTCGGAGAAAAACGCGAAATAACGAAGGAAGGGAATGCACCATGCGGGAACCGGTCtccgtttcttcgttcgttcgttccttccttccttccttccttccttccttcgttgaTTTCTGTTCTTCTCCAGAACGCATAGTCTAGCTCTCGTCGTTCCGGACGAGGAAGaactttttatcttcctcctcctcttcttcttcgtcttcttcttccttctcttcttcttcttcttctcctccttcttcgtcattgtcgtcgtcgaatCAAGAGAGACCGACCGTGACAGGGACGAGCATCCGTCACGAGACCGATGCGATCCATCTTCCAACgtcctctctcgttttttcttccattataCTCGAGGGTGCAAGGGAACTATCGCGGTGAAGCTTCTTTACTTTGCTTTACCAAAAGCGACCATTTATGCGACCGCTGCACAGTCAGTAGTAGATGTATATACCTAACTATATATTTGAGATGCTTGCTTGCCAGCCATTAGACTCGtcggatatttttattttatctgacAATTGATATCCATTTAAATATGAGAAGAATTTTGCAAAACGGACGAGACATTCGTCTGTGTGATAAGGattcgaaaaaaggaagatagacagagagagagagagagagagagagagagagagagagagagagagagagagagagagagagagagagaggagagagaaagcaaagcgTTTTCGAGATGCCCGGAgggaagtagaagaagagaaaaaggaggaggaggaggactaCGACGATCGAAAATAAGGGGGTAATGCACCTAACGGGGCGGAGGAGACGGTTCCATGAGATATAACGAGCGGTGGGCATCACGGGCAATTATCCCGCCCATTCTTCCCGCCTCTAGTCTCGCTGGACGTTTCGTTCTCTTCCCTTCGAAGGGTCCGTCGCTTCGAGTCTTCCCTTCTAGCTGCTCCCTGCTCCATTACACcgaggagagaggaaaaatacTCCCTGTTCCTCCACCTCTACGATGTTCCTTCAAATTATAGCCTCGTGAAATTACGTGGTCACCCGTAACACCCGAGAAAGAGAACCCATTCGCCGATCTTCGAAAGGAACTTTCGATCTTCCCTGTTAAAATCTAATTTAACCgctgaaataaaagaaagtcttcgtttcttcgtatttaTCGGTATACATGATACCTACCTGATTGCGTAATCTTTACAAAGTTATAGCTATTCCAAAAACTTGAGTAGCAATGACTCGATaaacgtttaataaataaataattagttattttatttcttttatcgttctaGCTGGCGACTCTGATGCCCCTAGTACATTACAACTGTTCGAAACACTTGAGGCTCTTTCTTTGCGCCGTCTTCGCCCCTGTATGCTCCGAACATGTGGCCATGCAGATACCCGCTTGCaagtctctctgtctttcggTTAGGAGAGAGTGCGAGCCGGCACTGACCAGCCTCACTCTTCCTTGGCCGCATATGCTCGACTGCGATCGATTTTTGGATCGAGGTAACGAGAAAATCAACTTTTTACATACTCTTTGATCAGGTTTTACAGATTctaagaattctttttctttcgtcgatctTTCAGGCAACACACTTTGCGTTCAACCACCCGAGGAAACTCTCTCGGACGCTGTTCCGTCCGTTCAACAGCAATGGCCAACGCAAGAACAAATTCAGCCTGTTCAAACGTCCACGGGATTGCAAAATCACCATCAGTGTCCCCCTCACTTCGTACAAACGCCGGATGTACAAACGGTGAGTAGAAAAGTTCGATCGACGACAAgtcgaatttcatttaatccGATACGATCCGTATATACatctatttcatattttcagaTCTCTTGTGCTCCGCGTTGCGGTATCGACGCTTATTATCGCGCCGAGGATAAAAAATTTGCCGAACGATGGATGATAGGATGGGCATGGCTCTGCTTTTTATCCACGCTTTTCACTCTTTTAACGTTCTGGGTCGAGCCCTCCAGATTCCGTTATCCAGAGAGACCCATAGTATTTTTGGCGCTCTGTTACAATTTATTATCGGTAAATTATATCGTCAGAGGTGCGATCGGTACCGAAATCCTCAGTTGTGTCAGCCAACTCGATGGACCCAGTTATGTGCCGGTTCACGACGGATTAAAGAGTATTCCTTGTACGATCTGGTGGATCGTCAAGCATTATCTGAGTTTAGCCAGTAGCACTTGGTGGGCGATACTGTGCGGTTGTTGGCTTCTTAGCGCCAGAAACGAGTGGAGCAGCGAAGCTCTGCACAATATTGCTTCGTATCTACACGGAGTTGCTTGGGGATTACCGCTCTTTGCTACCGGAGGTAATACCTAGTATTTTTTCATCattcttcaaaatttataGAGCCTTCAAATGAACTTTGTTATTCTCCGTTTACAGGCAGCTTACTCTCTCGTCAAATAGTTGCCGACGAACTTACCGGTCTCTGTCAAATCGCCGATGAATCCGCTTTGTGGCTCGAAGTTTTACCACACGCGATTCTGATCTTTCTCGGTTGCATTTTAGCAGCAGTGGCAGGCGGCGCGTTGATTCGCGTACGACGCGCTGTACGTTCGGCCGGTCGTAGCGCGACGAAACTGGAGAGACTGATGACTCGTCTTGGAATCTTTGCGTTGCTTTACGCCCTGCCAGCCCTTGGTAGCTTAACCTGTATTCTACACGAATCTTCGACGAGACCTCGCTGGCGAACGCTCGCGCTTCTCGCTGCTCTTGATTGTCGATCAGCGGAGAACTGTGTACCAGGTCCCGTTTATAGAGCGGCAGGACTCGAAGTGGCTCTTCTCAGGCCGTTTTTGTCTTTGGTCATTGGCGTGACCTCGGGTATGTGGGTCTGGTCTGGTAAAACTTGTAGAGCTTGGAGTAAATTACTCGCAGCTCCTACTAAACCTACTAGATCTATCCCAACTGCTCAACCTCTGACACAAAATGTTCTTCGGAATTTTAAAGCCGATGTAAATAATCTGCCATGAGGAGAGTATTAGCGAAATGTACGCAAAAGAATTCCGAAATTGTACATAATGTGTAAATATTacgaatgtattatattttttaaagacgTTTTTAAAGCGCtcttcgtaaataaatatatatatatacatatatatatatatgtattttttatcgatttccaTTTGTACTGTATGTTGGTAAGATGAAGTTGTacagaaaattcattttcactGCGAAATCATTGTTTCCCTTAATACGCTGTATTAATTTAacacgaaaataaagaaatttgaaacTGTCAGTGCTTCAAGTTCCTGTTCGAGTTATCCTCTGAAGGTATTGCGGATATTCCTAATCGGTGTACCGTTGATCTCTTTTGGAAGTATTTCTTGAAATTAGTATATTATGTGTACGAatataaagatacaaaaattaagagaatattctttctttttccaatttatttctaaaatgtcacttatttttcataataaaatcgaGAATATCAAGACTGCATGCATTAATgctgattttataatattttacgccAACAGTGGGTACAGGCGTAATTCTTCGATAATTCCGATGAACAAGGTCTCgttttaaagataaagatttttagCGAAGacgatttttcgaatttttaaaatagctgtatttattctttgaaaaaaatgtcaaacaatgatattttttcgagACTAATTTATGCATTTATGCAAAAACACTTCTCGAACATTGTCCTCGCTtaaagtttcatttttaaaacgagATCTTGTTCATTAAAATCCGTCAAAAATTAAGCCTGGATTCGCTGTTAACGCAAATGCTGTTTTCGACATCGTTtttgtgaaaagaaaatttgtagtGGTACTCCTTGAACTTTGCGGCAAGAGAGAAACTCTCTCACtactcatttttatataaacgtttGAGTGGTGTATGTTTTGAACATTTTGCAGATTAGAATAAACTattccaataattttttaaaatatgtaaagcATTATAATGAATTCtattaattactaataattCTACAACAATCATTCATGATAATCGCATATCTATACATCCGTTTCGATATAACCATAGATCGCAACAAGCGAAAGATGGTAAACTTAAATGGTGCTTGTTAAAGTTAGCTAAACTAGCGCTATCTATACTTAGCAAGTAGAAACTATTGACAGTATATAGTCTTCTCGATTGTATTTTCGACTATATTCAAGTTAAACGCTGGGTGCGTGTGTTACACGTGCACGTGGGTTATGAACGCAACTTGTATAAAGAGAtctattagatttttattgttaataatattacgaaaatagtaaaaagaattaatttttcaagataatGGGTAAAATAGCGCGATTAGGtagtagaaaaaaagcaaaacgatGGCCAAAAGGCCAAAGCTCCAATTCAAATCCGGAAACAACAAAGCACAGAGAAAGAGCTACATGGatgttttttaaagattttaacggtacgttattttatgtaatttttttattaattcgtatCTATAAGTTTCCACGATTAATAGGTTTGTATTATAAGCTTATATAACCAATGTATACGTACAGTTGTTTTACGAGTACTCTGACGATTCTCATTcagaattttatatcaaacgtGTATCAttgtataaacatatattattttatatgttaggAACACCGGGTATAACAACAGAGGATTTACAGAAACACGATGCTATGCAACACATTCTACctcaaatagaaaatatagatatcGACGGAGATCAAGTAGAAAGTACTATAGAAGGAACAGTCAATTCAGCAGATACGTTTGCGAGCACTTACAGTAATTGtacaaatatatcttttaataggTAACTACGACGATTAACGtccttaataatttttcgtacTTGTAAATGCATATTCACGACAATGatgttttatagatttttaaatcaCTTTCAATCTAAATCGTTAATACATAAGGAGATGTTAGCCGTTTTATCAGCAGTAACCGAagttattaaacaaaatggTGGGTCTGAAACTTCGACCGAGTATTTTGCAGCACTggtaaatatgatatatttttttatcgtaattattattacaataagataaaaaactttttttttttagatgagTACTCTAGAAGCGGTTGATACGGATACGTCTGTTGCTGCTACGCTTTCACTTCTAGAAATGGGATTAAGAACTGTACCTAAAAACGTTCTCAATGCACAATTTGGTCCAGCGAGTCAAATCTTTCTCCAAATATTAACAAAGTATATAGAAgcagaaaattttctaattataagaCACGTAAGTTTATTGTAATTGGAGATTAATGTAATTGTTTTCTGCCTTACGTTATCAactgtattataaattttattattcttctagTGTCTCAGCTGTCTTTCACTATTGTTACGGTTTCAAGAAGCCGCAGTTTGGTTAAATTCTTCAACGATGCAGGTTTTAGATGCCATTCTATCATTCATTATTCATATTAAACCCAAAATAAGAAAGGTAGCTCAGCATGGAATATGTGCCATACTTAAAGGTATTTTGTGATTATCGAagacaataaattattcattttcaaaatacatCGTGTCTTTGACGTGTTGCAGGAAGTGATTTAATGAGAAGTGAAAGTTGTCCTGTATATCATCCTGCTGCACCACAAGTTGCTAAACATTGTATAAATCAATTGAACACAGCTTGCGAACCTGGTGGTATAACGAGCATCCTTCATACTCTCACGTTACTCAAGGACATTATCCACCAATTGCCAAAGTTATACATAAAGGTCTGTCCTGGAAGACGGTCTAttcttcttatatatgtatatgttttatgACATCATCCAATTTCATTTGATACAGACTATTTGCGAGGGACTCTTAAGTATCATGGGATTAAGAAATGTTTTGGTAACATCATGCTGTTTACAAACGTTGCATGGATTGTTCGTGTCCAGGCCGTCAGAAATAACGTTACCATCGCAAAGAAATGCACAAATTATAACTGCTCTTTATGATTATCAACCTCCCGTAAACGATGCGCAACCAACTCTAGCTTGGTTGACTGTTATGCAAGAGGCTCACTGCAATCTCATTCAGTAAGCGGAAACAAGTTATAAGGAATATACATCGTCGATTTTTGTAACGCAGTATcgaattttaaaatatgtgTATTAATAATCGTAGAAATTCTATGGATATGTGCGCTGCTATCGTACCTCGAATGTTAGAAAAATGTATCGAATTGTTGCTCTCTGATAAACAAGAAGTCATATCTGGTACATCTCATACTATGAAAATACTTTTACAAGATTGTATTGGCCCATTGtgtgaaaatgaagaaaaggcTAAAAGGTAAATGTTGTATTTATTGAATGTACAGAAgctcgatataaataaatatttctgtttGTAGATATAAGGTAATAATAGACCAAGTGATAGATATGATGTATAAACCGACAAAGTACCAGTATCTTGACACGAGTATACCGTTTGATAATATTCTTCATTTAATTGGATTGCTCTttcaagtaattatttttttcttcaaaaaatgatttaaagaCGACTAAAGTCCattcgtattatataaattatatactttgCAGATAActggaaaaacaaaaaatccaaAACTTTTAGATATTTTGAAAACATTAGCAGAATTACGAGATTCATACAACTTTGCATGTAACGCAGTTGCTGAATACGCGATTGGATCTGCTATAAAAGCATTGGGTCCTCGTGTCGTTTTACATACTCTACCTCTGCAGGTATGTTAtaatagatttaataaaattgaatttaaaaatatatacgtaaaactGTATCTTTTATAGACAGGAAAAGATACTATAAACCTAGAGAGAAGTTGGCTACTTCCATTGCTCAAAGATTGCATAACTCATGgatcactttctttcttcacagATATGTTGCTACCATTAGCAGTAATATGCAAGTAAATATATCCTATAATAAtcctataataatataatacttttaaacaaaaacttacatatattatttttgttttagcACAAAATCTAAAGAACCGGTAGGAGGAAAAACTTACGAATTTCTTGTAACGCAAATATGGGCAATATTGCCAAGTTTATGCAATGATGCTAACGACGTGAAAGACAACTTCAAGGTAGGCGTATAAAGTAATACGTGAAACATCTATTGGAAAATTTTgctatatttatcatttatgtaTTCCTAGAATATCGCTAAATTGTTAGGAACAATTATTAGTGGAGTTAAAGATTTAAGATTATCGGTAATGGCAGctttaagaaaattgattaCAAAGGCAACCGAAAATGATAATAGCGAGGATATATCCGAGCTTGCTCGATTTGCTAAAAATTATCTACCAGTTTTGTTCGCTTTATATACAACTAAACCGACTGGAACGGATGAAGAGGGACATCGTTTGGCTACGTTCGATACGATTAAGGTAACGATTTTAAactaagataaaaaaaaaaaaaaaagaaatgcaatgtttaatttattttatttaatatctatacaTTTTAACTATTTTCAGATATATCTGACAATAACAGAAAAGGTATTAGCAAATGAGCTGTTCGATAAAGCATTAACCAAATTGGGCGATGCCGACGCAGatgattttttcaaagaaagtgTATGTGACTTGATAAGATTGTTAGTCGAATATACTGATATCGAtagattacaaaaattttacgaGATGTGCATACCGTACATCGAAGATAAAACCAAACGAAAGGAACAGAAGAAGGCATATAGGTAATTTGATACATTCCTCGCATACACGTTCGTATATATGgcaaatttgaaattaaatgagagaatatttttagatttatgGAAGGATTGTGTGgcagtgaaaaagaaatttgtaaaaattttgtacAAGAGCATAGACgcgaaatacaaaaaatgatgATTGCTTCTGCAACTAAATTAATTCAAACGAGTAAAGGAGTacgtatattattacattttaacgtcatatcgaattattgtaatatatttttttttacataattttttccttAAGGCTCGTATAAGATGTTTGATACATCTTGTAAAAAGTCACCCACAATtggaaaaaacgaaatttttgcAAGCTATCATTCCGGAAGCGATATTGTGCGTAAAGGACATAAATCAGAAATGTCGAACTTCAGCGTATCAATTGTTAAATGTCATTGCcgataaatttttagaaaaaccTGAATATCTTAAAGAATATACAGACATGGTAATTGCAGGATTGGGTGGAGAACAAAAATACTGCAGTTGCACTCTACTCGCTCTTGCTTCTCTTACATATCATTATAAcggtaattataaatttgaacattattttttatgattgtaTATCTCATTTtgtattatgttattataataatgtataaatcaatttttaaacagGTTGCTTGGGTATAGAAACTTTGGAGGAAATATTAGGACATGCGTGTTTACTTGCAGTTAGCCCTACAAGAGAAATAGCAGAATCAGCATTGTCATATATTAAAGTGTACATAACCGTAATGCCGTCTCTTATAATAGCAAAATCATTAACTAAAATAGTAAGCGAAATTGTGTATGACATTAATCGTCTATTTACCGATTCTATGATATTTCTAAACAGCTTGATTTTTGTTTAGGTTGGGGCTTTGTCCGATATGAACGACGATTGTAAAAGGCATTTTAGACAAAAAGTTAGAGATATCTTTACCAAATTGATACGGAAATATAGCATAAGAACTATTTCCGGAATGGTGCCGGCATCAGATGTAATACttcataaaagattaaaaaatattcataaggtagaagaaattaaaaagaagagtagagaattgaagaaaataaaacagagtGAAAAAGAGGACACAGATTTCAATGCAAAAAGAAGACCAAAAAGGTAgacttaatatatttacaatcaCAAGATACAATTGCATAAAAGACGTATATCACAGATTATtattcccctttctctcttttttttttttttttagcatgGAAGATCTCTTGGCAGACAGCGAAGAAGAATTTTGTGATACGGAAGAGGATGAACCAaagagaaacaacaaaaaacgaACATCGAGAAAAGAAGCTTGGatcaaagagaacgaagaaaatattgttgacTTGATTGATCCAACAACTGCGAGAAATATAACTAGTTGGTTTAGCTTTTTTCGTACTTTAGCAACATCCGCAATATAAAATGTGATTTCGTTACTAACAAGCAATTTCGTTCGTCTTGCAGCGACTCAACCTGAAAGTGCCAATATGGAAGAATCTGTTAAAAAACTGAAAGAACCAAAGGATTATGGTTTTAAAATTGCTCCAGATggacgaattattattaaggaTGATAATCAAAAAAATGATAGCGACacagaaaatacaaaaagaaaacggttATTATCTGAAGATAATAcggatgacgacgacgattatggtaattttatgatatataatttgttattttgtaaGAATTAGACATTTGGAAATAAcgtttcttgtattttttttttttttttttttttttttttttgcagaagacgacgaagaggacAAGAAATCAATAGTATCGGCGAATCCTGCGAGTCGAAAGCGGAAACATAGTACAAATTCTGATACTGCGAGTTTAAAGAGTTTTGCTACGTCGAAATATCGAGGTGAGTAGTAAGAACGTCgggaaataattttactaaaGAATACGATTTCTAACGAAACTGTTATTTTTGTTACAGCTGGAGGATCGGGTATTCATCGaccaataaaaatgaaaagaatggaaCAGACGCCTGGTTCGGAATATCGCGCGCACAAAGCAGGAGGTGACGTTAAGAAGAAGGGCAAACCTGATCCATACGCTTACTTGCCATTGACAAGAGCTGCTCTAAATAAGCGGTACGTggtagtattaaaaaaaaaaaaaaattgtcaacttataaaacaatatcttCTGGTACGAACAAACATATCAATTttcagaaagaagaaaaagatggcaACGAAGCTTCGAGGGA contains:
- the LOC122637890 gene encoding frizzled-9-like isoform X2; the protein is MPLVHYNCSKHLRLFLCAVFAPVCSEHVAMQIPACKSLCLSVRRECEPALTSLTLPWPHMLDCDRFLDRGNTLCVQPPEETLSDAVPSVQQQWPTQEQIQPVQTSTGLQNHHQCPPHFVQTPDVQTISCAPRCGIDAYYRAEDKKFAERWMIGWAWLCFLSTLFTLLTFWVEPSRFRYPERPIVFLALCYNLLSVNYIVRGAIGTEILSCVSQLDGPSYVPVHDGLKSIPCTIWWIVKHYLSLASSTWWAILCGCWLLSARNEWSSEALHNIASYLHGVAWGLPLFATGGSLLSRQIVADELTGLCQIADESALWLEVLPHAILIFLGCILAAVAGGALIRVRRAVRSAGRSATKLERLMTRLGIFALLYALPALGSLTCILHESSTRPRWRTLALLAALDCRSAENCVPGPVYRAAGLEVALLRPFLSLVIGVTSGMWVWSGKTCRAWSKLLAAPTKPTRSIPTAQPLTQNVLRNFKADVNNLP
- the LOC122637890 gene encoding frizzled-9-like isoform X1 produces the protein MIHLWRTISLLSAVIGLARAWGINHAGQTGTNTKCERLSVSFCHGLRYNLTAMPNFMGHEDQLQAERGLATLMPLVHYNCSKHLRLFLCAVFAPVCSEHVAMQIPACKSLCLSVRRECEPALTSLTLPWPHMLDCDRFLDRGNTLCVQPPEETLSDAVPSVQQQWPTQEQIQPVQTSTGLQNHHQCPPHFVQTPDVQTISCAPRCGIDAYYRAEDKKFAERWMIGWAWLCFLSTLFTLLTFWVEPSRFRYPERPIVFLALCYNLLSVNYIVRGAIGTEILSCVSQLDGPSYVPVHDGLKSIPCTIWWIVKHYLSLASSTWWAILCGCWLLSARNEWSSEALHNIASYLHGVAWGLPLFATGGSLLSRQIVADELTGLCQIADESALWLEVLPHAILIFLGCILAAVAGGALIRVRRAVRSAGRSATKLERLMTRLGIFALLYALPALGSLTCILHESSTRPRWRTLALLAALDCRSAENCVPGPVYRAAGLEVALLRPFLSLVIGVTSGMWVWSGKTCRAWSKLLAAPTKPTRSIPTAQPLTQNVLRNFKADVNNLP